The Methanobrevibacter sp. V74 genome includes the window TGTTCCGAAACTACCTTTAGGAGATGTAGGGCTGATTTGACCCCCAGTCATGCCGTAAATATTATTATTGATACAAATTACGGTTAAATTAATGTTTCTTCTAGCTGCATGAATTAAATGATTGCCTCCAATAGAAGCTGCATCACCGTCACCGGTAAAAACAACAACATCCAAATCCTTATTGGCTGTTTTTAAACCGGTTGCGAAACTTAACGCTCTTCCATGAGTAGTGTGTAGGGAATCACAATTAAGATAACCAGGAATTCTTGAAGAACATCCGATTCCTGAAACCATTGCAATATTATCAAAATCCATTCCTGTCTTTTCCATTGCAGTTAAAAAAGCATTAATAATTGCTCCGTTTCCACAACCCGGACAGAAAATATGAGGCAATCTATCTTCTCTTAAATAAGGGAGAAACCTATTTTCTTTATGTTCGGTCATTTAGTTTCCTCCTATTTTATCAATTTTATCTAAAATTTCATCTGGAGTAGGCAATAATCCACCAATAACTCCCATTAAGTGCACATTAGTATCTTTAAGTACACGGTCAACTTCATAATACATTTGACCCAAATTCATTTCAACGACGACTACATCGCCTGCATTTTTTGTAAGTTCTTTTAACTGTTCTTCTGGAAACGGCCATGGAGTATCAATTTTAACATAACCTACTTTTTGATTATTATCTCTAGCTCTTCTTGTAGCTTCAACAGCTGATCTAACCGGTGAACCATAAGAAACAATAATAACATCCGCATCTTCACAATATTCAGATTTGACAGAGCAAATTTTATCTCTATTGTTTAAAATTTTATCACAAATTCTTTGAACAAGTTTTTCATGAGTTTCAGGATTGTTTGTATCTGGATAACCTCTTTCATCATGAGTAAGTCCGGTTACATGAATATTGAATCCGTCACCAAATGAAGGCATTGGATTTGTTCCATTTTCAACATTCTTAAATGGCAAATAGCCCTCAATTTTTTCAGACCTTTTTCTTGGAACAATCTCAATATCATCTTCAACAGTGATTTTTTCTCTCATGTGTCCTATAATTTCATCAGCCATTACAAATACTGGGCATCTGTATTCCTCGGATAAGTTAAATGCTTTTATTGTAAAATCGAAAAATTCCTGAACACTTGATGGGGATAATGCTATTGGTTCATAATCTCCGTGAGATCCCCAACGTGCTTGCATCATATCGCCTTGCGCTGCCATAGTTGGTTGAGCAGTTGAAGGAGAACCTCTTTGAACATTGACAATGACAATAGGGGTTTCACTTATAAACGCGTATCCTATATTTTCTTGCATTAAGGAAATACCAGGCCCTGATGTTGCAGTCATTGATTTGGATCCTCCCCAAGAACCTCCAATAATCGCACCTGCTGATGCGATTTCATCTTCCATCTGAACAAATGAACCTCCCACTTTTGGTAACTCACGAGCTAAAGTTTCCGCTACTTCAGTAGACGGAGTAATAGGATAACCTGCAAAAAATCTACATCCTGCAGTTAATGCTCCTTTAGCACATGCTTCATTTCCTTGAATAAAAAATTCTTCAGCCATTCATAACACCTACTTTTTCCCCCTTGTGAAATAAGGATTAAAATTCATATTGTTGTCCTCTTGCATCCACCAATTATCCGGCAAATCCACAGTTATAGCCTGGTCAGGGCATGCAACTTCACAAGTACCGCATTTATTACATCTCTCTTCAAATTTAACAAATGGTAATTGCACTCCTTTTTTATTAATCTCTGGAGATATTGCATAAACATTTTTATAACACATGAATAAGCAAAGATGACAACCTTTACACAATTTTTCGTCAATAATAATCAATTTTGAATCTCCTTAATAATTCTATGATAAATAAATCTAGAATGTATGTTACTTATGTTAATGAACATTTAAATATTTTATGTCAAATCATGATAAATTAGAAAATTTATTAAAAAATAAAATAAATATTATAATTATGAAACCTCTGACAACACCAATTAGTAATGGAGATATTGACAATCTAAAAGTTGGAGATAAGATACAAATTTCCGGAACAATTTACACCGGACGTGACGCGGCACTTCCGCAACTTGTTGAGTTAATTGAAAAAAATGAAGTTCCTTTTGATTTAGATGGCAGCGTAATAATGCATACGGCTTTTAGTAATGCAGGAATAGCACCTACTACCAGCAGCAAGGTAGAAATTGAATCTACAATAGCACCATTAAGTAAATCTGGAGTTAAAATACACATTGGAAAAGGAATGTTAAGCGATGGGACTGCTAAATCATTAGATGAAAATAATTCCATATTTGTAATAACACCGCCAGTTGCAGCTCTCCTTACAAACAAAGTTTTAGAAAAAAAGTGTGTTTTGTTTGAAAATGAAGGCATGGAAGCCATGTTTGAGTTAAAAGTAAAAAATATTCCTGGAATAGTAGCTATCCACAAAGGAAATAAGATTATTTAAATAAAAAAACAATAATTAGAGTTATTTTAAAAATAAATCAAATTTTTACTGAAATTTGGCATTGAACCTTCAAAAATCATGAAATTCCCATTATACTCATTTGCCAATCATATGCTGAAAAATGCAGTTACATATTAGCTCTGCATTTACTTTGGAGTTAATATCAATCTAATGATACAGTTAAACAGACATATACCCAATTAACAAAGAATCATCATGACACGATCAATGGGATTCAACTGCTAATTTCAACAATAATGAAAATATACAAACATGCTAAAAATAAAAAAATATTTTTATAGCTCCAGTTTAAACAAAAAAGTTAAAAAATAGCACCACTAAACAAACTAGAAATCTGTTGACAAATCTAGTGGTGATTGAATAGAATGGGCCAATTGTTAACTGATTGATAGTTGCATTTTTATTATTGCTTTTAACTGTATCTGTTTTTCAATTGTTATTTCTCTAGGGTTTATATTTAGTGTAATAATTAATTGGAGCGATGATTGTTTAGAATATGTTCTTGTTCTTTAATATAGTTCTAAAACTCTTTTTCCATCTGTTGTTAATGATTAAAGTTTTCCTTTAAGGATTCGAGATGTTATATTATAAACAAGACCATATTTTCTTAATCGTGCCAAAAGTTGCTAATATGATTTGTGAACACATTAATTGCCTCGCCTATTTGTTTTGGCATGTGATAATGGTTAAAGATGATAGAAGTCCAATTAATCCATACAGATAAAGAGCATTATGATACTGTTAATGATAATAAATTCTTAGAAATGATTTATAAGTGGTATTATGATGATATTGGCAATGCAGAATTATTATATAATGCTCATGAGTGTGGAATGATTTTAACTGTGGTATCTATTGATTAAAACAGTTGAAGAGTTTTTAATTAAAATTGGTCACTATGATTATGTTTATGACTATGATTGGGAGTTTCATTTAGATAATAAGAATGAAGTTAATGCATATTGTATGTCTGGAGGTAAAATATTAGCATATCCTGGAATATTTCAGATAGTCGATGATGAAGAGAAATTAGTTTTTAGTGAAAACTGGACAATTATATTAAATAGTGAAAATCTTTTGAAAAGAGACATATACACAAACAATGAATGTAAATGCAATATTTGTGATAAAAAGAGATTCAACTGAGGAAACTATAATAAAAGTACAACTACAAAACAAGAAACTAAACTCAAATGCATTATATAATATTTACTGAACAATCAAAGTATTTAAATGATGATTTCTACAAGATTAATAATAATATTTAATAAAAAAAGTAAAGGAAGTTTAAACATCCTTTCAAATAATTATTTACTGTAATAGAAATAGATAGTTCCTACACCCTCACTTGAAGTACTACCTTCACCAACTACATTATTATTTGGATCAAGTAAATAAACATCCGTTGGTCCACCTTCATATTGATTGACAGTTACACTAGCAGTTTCAACATCTCCAACATCAATAGTTTTTTGTCCAGTACTTTCGTCACTTGAGTATTTTCCATTTATAGTTAAATCTAGTCTCCATTTTCCAGTGGTATTAATTTGTAGTTTATAATTGTCATTATCTGACGTGCCTTTAGTATTATTAGAGTTAGAGTTATTCTCACCCATTAATAATGTTGTAATAGCTACAGATTATAATTATTACACTTATTATTTTTTTATTCATGTTTTTTCTCCTTAACTTTCAAGTATTATAATAATATACTTGCTTAATATATATGTATTTAATTTAGTTATTAAGGCTCTTTCAAAAACTTTGTTGATTTGAAATTTTTTGATGAAAATTAGTTTGGAATTTTTAATTTTGTCTAAAAATAGTTAAATTTAATAAATAGGGTGGAGTAAAAGTTTTTATTATGCCTAATCAAAAAACAAATACTCCAAATAGTATTTTAGATGTTAAACAATATATATTTTGTGATTTTAATGATGGATTTGTCCTTTCAGATCCTTGTTTTGTGAAAATTTTTAAATCCTGTCAAAAGGCTCTGAAATCTTTTGATTTGAGTTTTAAGAAGGATGTTCCGTATTTTAAAATGAGTTTAGCTCGATGCCCTCATTGTGGAACTCGTCATGTAGTTAAATATGGTTTTACAAAAAGAACATTAGTATTTAAAGAAATAGGCAAAACTAAGGTGAAAGTTCAGCGTTATATTTGTAAACGTTGTGGTAAAACCTTTCAAACTGATTTAACAAGTCTTGTTGATAAAAACAGTAATTTTACGAATGAATTGAAAAGTAAATCAGAGCATTTAATTTCAGATTATCTGGGAAGCTTGAAAAATGTTTGTAAATCTTTTAAAAAATTCTTTGGAATAACAGTTTCACATCAAACGATTGAAAATTTGGCTTTTTGTTGATGAAAACATTTTAGAATTTGATTTAGGTCGTTGCTCGGGATATTATGTCTTTGATGTAGAATGGATAAAAATCAATGGAGAATGGAAATATCGACACACCTTACTTGATTCAATTTCAAATTGCATCGTAGCCGATGCAATTTACGATACTGAAGATGAAAACACTGTTGAGAAGTTTTTAAGAGAATCTACAGTAAATAAAAATAAAATTGCAATCACAACAGATTTAGATAAAAAATATGCCTCAATTATACCAAAACTAGGTTTTAAACACCAATTATGTATTTTCCATACTAAAAAAAGTTTAAATAAACAATTAAAAACTTTTAAAGATAAAAATCTCATTTCTGACGAAGAATATCAAGAATGCCACAAACAACTGAAAATAATCAAAGATTTATTCGATTTAAATGATTACGATGAATTCAAAAATGAAGTACAATCTTTAATTTATCGCAAAGATGATTTTCATCCAGTTATTTACAAAATAATCAGAAAATCAATCACTCCTCGATATAAAAGCTTTATTCATCACTTAAAAGATAAACGAATTGAAAAAACAAGTAACAAAATTGAAAATGCCTTCCAAAAAACAATGCCAAAATCTAGAAAAAGAACATTCAAGACCAAACGAGGTGTTTTAAAACGAATCTATCGCAGAGATTTAATTTGGAATGACAATCGCAAAAAGGATTTTGAAAATCAACAAAGTTTTTGAAAGAGTCGTTATTAATCTTTTTTATAATGTGAATCAAGTTCTTTCAAAAACTTGTGATTTCATTTTAAACAAAATTTTATTAAAAATTTTAGGTTATTTTTATATTTTAAAGTTAATAACTCGATTATCGTGAAATAATTTAAGTGAATAAGTTAATCAAAAAATAATCTATCACACAAGTTTTTTGAAAGTGCCAAAAAATATGAAATAAAAAGATTAAAAATAAAAATCAAAGAGAATTCTATCAGCTAACTTTTTAACCTCCCGCAAACAAACCAAAGGATAAAAATACATTAAAAGGAAATTATTATAAAACTAGATTATTGATAAATCCATTAAAAAAAATCCACACTTTATACTCTTTTTAATAAATCTAGCTTAAAGTATATTAATAATGATAAATTAATATAATTTCATGAAAACTAAAATAATGGAATTTTTCACAAATAGTGCTAAAGTTTTCTTAAATCCAGATGAATTATTTAGTGAAAAAAAAGCAACCCATAATTATGATGGAGTTTTTTCATTAATTTTTTATATGGCAATTTTAGGACTGATTTTTGGAATTTTAACAAAAAGTGTAATTATTACAATAATACTTATAATTACTTTAATAATTGGAGCGTTAATCTCTAAATTAATACACAGTCTAATAACCTATGTTATTGCAATGATTTATAAAGCAGATGCTGAATTTAGCCAATTATATAATTTAATGTGTTATGATGGGGCTTTATATGCTTTAATCATCCCAGGTATTGGAATTGCCTTACTTACAGGTAACCTGATAGTAATACCATTAATCATACTTGTGGATTTATGGAAATTAATTGTAAATGTTATAGCTGTAAATAGTGTGTTTGAATTTGGATACGGTAAATCATTTATCGCATCATATGCATTAGTAATTTTAATTTTAATTATTATAATGGGGTTAATATTATGAACAATTATAAAATTCTAGGAATAATTATAATTATTGGACTTGTCTTTTCAATATTTGCGGCCACCATCTTTTCAATCAATAGTTCTAATGAAAAGAAAGATTACAATCTAACTGAATTTAATGATGGGCAATTAAATTTAACCAAAAATGACTTAAATGGAATAAAAACTGTAAATATAAACTTAAAACAAGAAATAGGTGGAGTTAAAATTAATTTCACAGATAAAGACAATATTTACAACATTACCAGTGATTCCAAAGACCCAGTTAAATTTAACTACACAAAAAACGGAGATACTTTAAATATAAACCTCGAGTCCAATAGATCAGATACGACATTTGAACTAAGCAATAAATACCAATACAATATCAACTCAGACATAGCTATTGGAGGATTAACTGCTAACTTTGAAAATGGAGACGTTAAAAACTTTAACTCCAAAATTATACTCGGCGGCGAAAACTTAATACTCACCAACGGAAATGTAAAGAAAATTAACACAACTATAAACACCGGAGGAGCAAATATCCTCGGAAATGCTAAAAATAAAGTTGATATGAACTCTGAAATCGTTATTGGCGGTATAAACATGGAACCTAATGGAAACTTAAATTTAAAATCCCATGAAAGATTAGGTGGAGTGAACGCTGAATCCTACACTTCAAAAGATACTGGGTATTATACTGAATATACTGGAAATAACATATCTGATAATGTGATTAACTTAAAAAGTCAAATACAAATCGGTGGATTAAATTTAATTTAAATCCACTTCTTTTTTAAATTTCAAACCGAAAACACATAAATTCAAAAAATGGAAGTTCAAATTAATTTTGAAATTCAACTCCAATAAAAATTACGATTAAAACCTTCCAACAAAAAAAAGCATAACCACTCTCAAAAACAGAATAAATTACCTTAAAAATTGATATAAATATTAAAAAACTAAAATATTGGCAAATCCCTTAAAAAAATAAATAATAAGAGTTATAAGGCAAGATAACTCTCAGTATTCTATCAATTCAAATTGAACTAATAGTTATTTGTTATATTCTTAATATCTTTTTATTCCCATTGTTAGAGAATATGAAGATTATTCTTCTGCTTCTTCTTCATCTTCAGTTTCTTCTTTTTTCTCAAAGGAATCAATGAAATTAACATTATTAATTTCATCGATGTTATCCCAGATATCTTTAGCTATTCTGAATCTTGCAAAAGTAATGTCCATGTAGGGTTGTTGGTCAAATTTAGCCATTTCATCTAATTTGATGTTTGCAACACCATCAACTATGTCAATTTCAGTTTTTTCAACATCGACATTAGAATTAGAGTAATGTAACTCAATCATACTTTTGATTTTATCTTTTTCATCTTCAATGATTTCAGTTACTTCAACTTCATAAACTAAGTCTTTTCCAGCTAATTCATGGTTAAAGTCGATTTTTACTCTTCCACCATTAACAGTTAAGATTTTACCAGTTTCACCATCAGATTGGATTTTCATACCTTGAACCGGAGTCATACCTTGTTTTTTGAATTCTCTCATAGGCACTAATTGAATTAATGAATGATCCCTAGGGCCGAAAGCATTATCAGAATCCACTTCAATAGTTTTCTTGTCACCTTCTTCTAATCCAATAATTGCCTCTTCAATAGCAGGCAATAAGTGGTTTCCACCTACAACAATTGGAATTGGTTTGTAGGCTTTTTTAACATCAAAAATTTCAGCTTCTTCTGCAATTTCTTCATAAGTAGTGTCAAATACTTCATCAGTGTCTTTTATTTTACCAGTGAAATTTACTCTAACAAAATCTCCGTTATCTATAGTCATAATATAAGCTCCTTTATAATTTTGATTATATAAATTGTTAATAAATCTAACAGTAACTATTTTAGTCAGCATCATTTATTAAAGTTTTGTTTGATTAGAAGAAAAATGTATAAAATAAGTGTCATTGAAAAATAAATACTTTTCAAATGCTCTTAGTGAAACACTAATATCTATGTTAAAGATAATATTATCCATGCAAAAAAGAGGATCAGTTAATTTACCACTTCACAGAGGGCATCCTCCACGTTGGTTATTTTCAAGAATGGTTGACCTATCTGGAGCATTAGCTTCAGTAATTATTGAGGAATATAGTTTAGAAGAATTTTTAAATCGTATTTCCAATCCTTATTGGTTTCAAGCATTTTCTTGTGTCCTAGGTTTTGATTGGCACTCCTCTGGAACTACCACAACAACCCTTGGTGCTTTGAAATCATCCTTATCCCCTGAAGAGCATGGAATTTATTTAACTGGAGGGAAAGGTGGAAGATCGAGAAAAACACCTGAAGGGATAAAACATGCTGGAGATGTGTTTAATTTAAAAACAAAAACCACAGAAAAATTAGTTGAAACAAGTAAATTATCTGCTAAGATTGATAACTCATGTATTCAAGATGGCTACACATTATACCAACATAACTTCTTTATAACTGAAAAAGGAGACTGGGCAGTTGTTCAACAAGGATTGAATGGTGAAAATAAATATGCTAGACGTTATCATTGGTTAGGTAATGAAATAGATAAATTATTAAATGAACCTCACAGCGGAATCTCATGTGATTTAAAAACTCCCAATACATTAAATATGTCTTCAAAAGATAGCGAAGAAGCACAAAAAATTAGTGTTGATTTAATTAATGACAATCCAAATCATTTAAGACAATATTTTAAAAGAAAAGATAATCAAATGCTTTTAGAAGATTTTTCAATGCCCTCTCATCATCCAGTACTTGACATGGACATTTCTGATAAAGAATTTGAAGTGCTAACAAAAGCTTGGGAAATCCAACCTGAAAACTATGAAGAATTGATTTTACTGAATGGCATTGGCCCTAAAAAAATAAGAGCGCTTGCTTTAATATCCGACCTTGTTTATGGCGAACCTGCAAGTTGGAAGGATCCCGTCAAATATAGCTTTACACATGGAGGCAAAGACGGTTTTCCATATCCGGTTGATAGAGAGACATATGATAATTCTATCCAGACTATACGAGATGCACTTGACCGGGCACGAATAAAAAAAGATGAAAAGTTAAAAGCCATAAAAAGATTAGATGACTTTATCTCTTAACGATTTTCATTGTGAACATTAACGTTTTTACCATGAGCTGTTGGAATTACTTCCAATACTGGATTTTCAAATTCTAAATCGAATTCCTTACCATCCATCAACAAGTGTTGAAATATTGCAAGGGAAGAAACTTCAGAATGAGGCTGTGTTGTTACAGAAACATTCCAATCAGCAGCCTTATAAACTTTTCCAGGAACTTTGGAACCACCAACAATAATTAAAATATCTGATCCATCTTCTCTTACTTCAGTTGCAGTTATATGAGCTTGTGTACCATACATTGTCAAATGCACAACCTTTCCACCATCTGCCTTCCATTTGTTAATTACTCCCATGTAACTTTCAGCATATTCAATCTTAAAATTCCCGCCAAATCTTGAAGCGGTGTCTTTAACATTTTCCATTAACTGAGTATCCTTCTCACCAGCCAAGTATATTTTACTTGCACCAAATGCACGGGCGGTTAGACAAACATGAGTTGTAATTCTAGTATCCCTCTTTAATCTGTGATCTAATCTTAAAACATTAACAACCATATTAATCAGTTAATTATTACTTGTTAAAATTATATAAATTTGATGAGAAAAACCACTTCTAACTAACTTTTGCAATAAATTTGATGCATGCATTGCATTAATTTTCAATGCAAGATTTATTAATATGAGAAATAAATATTGGAAATTTGTTAAATATGGGCAAATCTCATCACTACTAAATTAAACTCCCCAATATGTAAAATAATCTATAAATTACTTAAAATATTGAATTTAAGCCATTAAATTTATTTAAATGAAAAACAATGTTATTGCCATGAATAATAATGATAATAAACGTCCAACTTCATTACTCATTCCTAAAACATCACCATTAGCTAAAATAAAATTACGTTTTGCAATATTTGCGATTATAACACCGGAAAGCATTGCACCTAGAACACCCGCAATACCAATCCATCCACCAAGCAAATATGCAATAATTGCTACAATCACTGTTGAAGCATAATAATTAGGAACATTAGTTTCTTTTATAAAATAGCTACCAATACCTGGTGTTAAAGGTTCTGATAGCAATGCAGTAGTCAATAAAGATGTTTTTGCAGACATTTCACATATTATAATACCCATTATAAAATTATAATCAAGAATATTGTAAATTCCAGCAATTGTGAGACTTGCAACTAAAAACAGTGTAGCAATTCCCCCAGCACCCACACTAGAATCTTTCATTACCCTAATTTTCTTTTCAGCATCCCCATGAACCATAACCCCATCGGCCATGTCCATTACACCATCAAGATGATTATAACCAGTTATTATCATCAAAAATGCATATACAACAGCAGCCGTGAAAAATGAATTTAAATGTAAGAACTCAAGTGAAATATAACCACAAATTGCCGCTAAAATACCAATCAATATATGTAAAAATGGCCATACCCATGTTAATTTAGTCATATACTCAATCGATGTGAAAACATTGATTGGAAGTATTGTTGAGAATGTTAAAAGTCCTAAAATGGATTTTATTGGTGAAAATTCTTCATCTTCAAAGTAACTATCATCTTCCATAATTATTCCTCAAATATTTTAGATATGCATCCTGCAATCAATCCGGCGAAAATATTATCAAGCACCGGAGGCAAACCTCCAATGATTCCAGGTTTAATTTCATTGTATCTTTTGAAATTGAATGCAGCTTTTGTTCCAGCAATTTGATTTGAAATTGCAAAACCCAATACCTCATCCCCATAAAGATAAGTTGAATCATCACAAGTAGCAACTTCCCTCAGGCGGTTATGATTTAAATCTTGCTCTAGCCTAATACCTGCCATCAATAATGCAATAACATTAATATCAATTAATGATTTGAAAATTTGTGCTGTCATTTTATCTTTTAACACCGGAGTTATTTCAACATCATGTAAAAGTTCCATTCCAGCATCAACTAAATCACCTATCTGTATTCCTTCAGATACCAAGTAATCAAGAATGCCAAAGCTTAGCTTGAGATTTTTAAATGCGTCTTCCATACTTATCTCAATAGCATCACTAATTCGTATTTTTAAATCTTCAAAATCAATATCATCCCATTTTGCATTATTAATATCCAAAGATCCGCCACCATTATCTGAAACATTAGACAATACTGCTAAAAAATCATTATCATTTAAAATATATTGAATATGTAAAGGCAAACCCATATTAGCTAATGTTTTAGCCTTAGTACTGGCTACTAATTTAAAGATTTTAAGTAAATCCTTTGGCGAGATTGCTTTATCAATATAAATTACATGACTTAAATTAATTCTTGCATCAGTAAAACCTTTATGTGAATTTGCAACTTGTAATTTATCAGCAAAATCATCGACAATGACATCATTTGCCATGAAAGTAAAAATAGATAAATCATCATAAGTGTTTTTAAAGTAGTTTAAAGATTCGGTTGCTTGAGCAATATATGAACCTTCCATATTGTTAAAAACTTCTGCTCTTTTAGCTGTAGCTTCAAATTCATTCTTAGATTTGATTATATTAACATTTTGGACAATATCAATCCCATCACTTACAGTGAAATCACTGAATGCTAAAAAATGATTTGGATTATTGATGCAAATACCATAATCTTTTTCGATGATATTAAATTCCATGAGATAATATATATTAATTATTTAATTTAAACCTATATTATAATATCAAAAAGGACCTAACACATGACAATTATTATTGATCCACAGTCTAGTGGAATAGCGGGAAACATGCTAATAGGAGCATTTGTTGATTTAGGAGCAGATGCAGACAAATTAAAAGAAGTTATGGAAAAATCAGCTTTAGAATTTGGAAAAGTTGAAGTTACATTCACTAAAGTTTCAAAATGCGGGATCATTTCAACATTCTGCCATGTTGAAATGCTTGAACATAACCACTCTATTGATTTTAAGGAATTTATATCAAAAATTAAAGAGCTGGATCTGGATGAAAAAATCATAAATACTTCTGTTAAAATATTTGAAAGAATTGCTGAAAGTGAAAGCAAAGTTCACGGCAAAAGTCTTGACGAAGTTCATTTTCATGAAGTAGGAGCTAGTGATGCCGTTGCTGATGTGATAGGTTCTGTTTATGCATATTATTCACTAGGTTATGATAATCAAAAAATAATTGGCCTACCAATAGCTATTGGAGGAGGTAGAGTTAAAACATGTCATGGCATAATACCTGTTCCTGCACCAGCCGTTGTTGAAATCTTAAAAGATGCTAAAATGATAGGTGGTCCGGTAGATAGTGAACTTGCAACACCAACAGGCGCGGCCATTTATATGGAATTATGTGATGAAATTAAAGATTTTATTCCTCAAATTAAAGTTAAAAAAGCAGGTTATGGAGCTGGAAGAAAAGATTTTAAACATCCAAATGTTTTAAGAATAATTGAAAGTTCAGACATGACTGAAAGTGATGAAATCGATGTTATTGAAACAAATCTTGATCATTTAACTGGTGAAGAAATCG containing:
- the larC gene encoding nickel pincer cofactor biosynthesis protein LarC, with translation MTIIIDPQSSGIAGNMLIGAFVDLGADADKLKEVMEKSALEFGKVEVTFTKVSKCGIISTFCHVEMLEHNHSIDFKEFISKIKELDLDEKIINTSVKIFERIAESESKVHGKSLDEVHFHEVGASDAVADVIGSVYAYYSLGYDNQKIIGLPIAIGGGRVKTCHGIIPVPAPAVVEILKDAKMIGGPVDSELATPTGAAIYMELCDEIKDFIPQIKVKKAGYGAGRKDFKHPNVLRIIESSDMTESDEIDVIETNLDHLTGEEIGYLFDVLLDSGASDVSVTPIIMKKNRQGSLLKVISKKKYREIMIETIFKETGSLGIRIAPNTHRGIAKREFETKSYEINGETYEVTFKIGYVNGEVISKRPEYEDLKKIAKDSGLALMKVKEIIK
- a CDS encoding phosphatidylglycerophosphatase A, whose amino-acid sequence is MEFNIIEKDYGICINNPNHFLAFSDFTVSDGIDIVQNVNIIKSKNEFEATAKRAEVFNNMEGSYIAQATESLNYFKNTYDDLSIFTFMANDVIVDDFADKLQVANSHKGFTDARINLSHVIYIDKAISPKDLLKIFKLVASTKAKTLANMGLPLHIQYILNDNDFLAVLSNVSDNGGGSLDINNAKWDDIDFEDLKIRISDAIEISMEDAFKNLKLSFGILDYLVSEGIQIGDLVDAGMELLHDVEITPVLKDKMTAQIFKSLIDINVIALLMAGIRLEQDLNHNRLREVATCDDSTYLYGDEVLGFAISNQIAGTKAAFNFKRYNEIKPGIIGGLPPVLDNIFAGLIAGCISKIFEE